From Mauremys reevesii isolate NIE-2019 linkage group 10, ASM1616193v1, whole genome shotgun sequence, the proteins below share one genomic window:
- the C10H15orf65 gene encoding uncharacterized protein C15orf65 homolog isoform X1, producing the protein MTSAETLPTSTNNEKIKSVQLPSCANPGNPVFSCMLDPKTLTTNNFLTNPQLLLFKTTSSEYGAIPPMSQMVPCTYHPKDESFTKHLLICGLTQHNYINTAIDRSRVYDYPDMQHTL; encoded by the coding sequence atgACTTCTGCTGAGACGCTACCAACGAGTACCAACAATGAGAAAATCAAATCTGTTCAACTGCCTTCCTGTGCAAATCCTGGCAATCCTGTGTTTTCCTGTATGTTGGACCCAAAGACACTCACTACCAATAATTTCTTGACAAACCCTCAGCTTTTACTGTTTAAAACAACTTCGAGTGAATATGGTGCTATACCACCTATGTCTCAAATGGTACCATGTACCTACCATCCAAAGGATGAATCATTTACAAAACATTTGTTAATTTGTGGTTTGACTCAACATAATTATATAAACACTGCCATTGACAGAAGTAGGGTATATGACTACCCAGATATGCAGCATACTCTGTAA